The DNA region TGTATGTCGAAAGGCGGGGGCTGGTGAGTGGCGGCGTTTGTTTTTATTTTATTTTTGAGGCTATCTCGTTGATTAACCTTTCTATCTTTTTTAGGCTGTCTATTACGTCTTCTTTTGTACACCACCCCTCGTAAAAGCATGTGTGCATGGCGTTTCCTGAGTTCCAAGCGTCTCGTACCCACTCGCCGAGCTCCGTCGCGACGACGTCTTTATACCTCCAGAGCTCTCCGTGGCTGGTGAGTCTCTTGCCCTCTCTCCACGCGGCGTATGCCTTTATGGCAAGCGCCGCCGCGCCCCATAGCTTCTCCGCGGCTTGTCTGACATCGCCTTTTTCTAGCTCTCCCCTGGCCTCCTTTAGGAGGCTCTTCGAGGCCTCGACGTAAGTCTCGGAGGCCTTCTCGGGGTCGTCGTCTCGGGTAATGACGTCGATCAGATAACTCTCAAGGCTAAGGCCCTGCTCCTCAGCCCTCTTCTTAATCCTCACAACCACCTCATCTGGCAACTTGACAATTGCCACGTGTATGTTTCTTAACTGCTTTTTATAGCTTTGGGGGCTGGCCTGCGCTGACGGCGGCTGTAGTTAAAACGGCCATGAGGGTCGCGAAATTATAAACAAGGAAAAATTGATCTACGCGGCGCTATTCAATCGACAAAAATCGGCACCCCCACCCTTCTCATAACCTCGACGAAGCCCTCCTGCTAGCCAAGCCAGCCTTCCGCGCTGGTCTTAAGCCACCGCTTTTCATAGAAGCATGCTACCCCGCAGAATTTCCTATTTTTTCAGTTCGTCTTTGGTTGTAAGCTTTTAATTTTTGGCTAAGTCGTGTCGGGGTTTTTCGCCGTGGATCTCAGAATATGCTTAGCTGCTATTCGTGGACGCCGGGGTTCCCGCCCGGATAATCGGTAAAGCTGAGGATCTCGTTGTCTCATGGCTGTACACCGTCTGCCAACGCCGCTTAACCCAACTCCTAACTGGGAGGGCCTAGTCGACACGGAGAGATAGGCCCCTGCGGCAGAACTATTGTCGTAAAGATGTAATTAACTTGGCCGAGATCGGCAGGAACAATACGCACGTTTTTTCGACTCTCCGCAGTACATTGTCGTGGTTGTCTCAGACAACGGTAGCGGCTTTATAAAAGACGAACGTTAAAGCAAAGCCCATTACTGAGCTACATGTGAGGGCAGAGCTCAGGAAAAGAGGCGGCGCGGCCATTAAAGGCGCCTCAAACACAGCCAGCGCGGTTCTGCAAGTGCAACCCTACTAGGCTCTCCCGAGGCGTCGTGTAGCATTACTATAACTTACGACGACGGCAAAAATACAAAGGGCTACTGCATTGCTAAAACTAAGCTGACCTACATAAACAGCATACCCGGACTAAGCGCCAGCTTTAAGACATATTACGTGCCGGTCCAAGGTGGATCTGGAGGATGTAACGCCGGATTTTTTGTCGCAATTTGCCGAAGATGGCTTGGAATAAGTTTAAGAGCACCGCTGTTTTTGTATGTGGTTGCCGGAGGTAGTTCGGGAGGCCGAAAACAGCAAAGCCCTACCCATATCGTTGTAAACACCCAGGAGAGGCGTATCGCCCATAAAGACGCCGTGCATTACGTCATTACCTAACTTGTACACCACGACATCGTAACCCCCAACGCTTATCCTATCCACAATCATTTTGCTATTTAATAAATCGGTTTTAGGCTTCAATTCCCACTCAGGTGTTGTTGTCAAGTACCACACCTTTGGCGTCTTACTCTGATCAAACCCAAAACGCTTGTGATTAAACGCAAGGGGGACTTTTCCTTCGATCGTGATCTTAATCTTTTTCTTCTCAGCGTTCTTCTCCGCTATAGCTTGAGGAAGTTCATCAGCATGGAGAACTTTTCCGAGTAGATGTACGGGCCGTAGTTGTGCGGAAACGCCGACAGCGCCGCTATTTGCCTAAAGGCGAGCCAGTCGCGGCTTAGCTCCAGCTTGGCCCAGTCGACGAAGGTAGACGCGACGCCGAGGTATTTGGCAATAGCCGCCTCCTGGGCGTAGGTGGAGAAGGCTTGGAGGGCCCCGTCGACGAAGCACTGGGAGTAGTCCCCGTATTGGGCAGCCGCGGCATAGAGATCATTGGCGAGTTGCGGCGCGGCGTCGAAGGGCTCCCCCAGGAAGAGCATAACGCCAGAACCGGTGGCCAAGGCAAGCGCCACTGCGCGAGAACGCTGGAGCACCGGGCCGCCCGCGATTAAAGCCGCAAAGGCTACCTTATCCCAGTGGATATTCCCAGACACCACCTCAGTGTAGATCTCGTAGCCAAGATATCCAAAATGAGCTAAGGTGTCCACTAACGCCAAAGCCTTGGCAACCCTCCCCATTCCCCTCGCAAGCTCCAGCGCCTTCGCCGAAACCCCCACCGCGGTAGCCCCGGCCTTAACCGCCTCACCAAACCCCGTAGTCAGCAATGCAACGCCTGTCGCGATGTCCAGCTCCGTGGCGACGCCTTGGAGGCCCAGCCGCTCCGCGGCCCACCTCCTCCCGGCGCCCCGCGCCTCGGTGCACCTATCCCCCGCGACGAAGCCCCAGGCCTGCTCCAGAGCCCCCCACAGCCAGTTGACAAAGGAGCCGTTCTACGTCACCAGCCGGCCGTCCGTGTAGAAGACGTAGCCGCCCCAGCTGTAACTCCCCACCGCCCGCACCCGGTACGAGACGACGTAGGAGCCGCCCTCCTTAGCCACGCCGTATAGGTAGAGCTCCTTGACGGAGCGCGGCGGGACCTCCACGCTGACAGGAGGCGCCCTAGCCCCGTGGGCAATCCCCGAGCCCTCGGTCTTGTTGGAGAGGCGGAGCTATACGCTCCAAGCCACCGAGACGTTGCTCGGGTTAACGAGGAAGAGCCTGCACGCGTTGGGCCACTGCACCTCGAGCACAAGAGGCACCACGTAGGTGAGGTCGGGCTGGAGGTAGAAGACGGCTGAGCCGTACCTCCTCTCCACAGACGTGACGTTGTATCCCAGCGGCCGCGTGAGGAGAGAAGCCTCCGTCGCGTTCAGCCCAGCCACAGCCGCAAAGGCGAGGACCTCATGGAGGTCGGGCGGGCCGCAAGACCCCTCGTCGATGTCCTGAGAGACGGCCACCCCCGGCCTAGACGGCCAGTCAAAGGCATACGTAATGCGCTGACCCCTCAAAACGCCCGCCCGCCAGAGGGCGCAGGCAACCCGCTGAGGCGAGACGTCCGCCAAGACAAGCGGCCCATCCGCCTCCACCCTAACAGTCTGCGCCGCCCACGCATTGACAAAAACGATGTAGTAGACTCCGGGCGACGCAGTGCCGGAGACGGCACACTGCTGCCCCCCGCCGGTGGAGCACTCAAAAGCCGCAAAGCCCTTGTCAGATACGACATACGCCAAAGCCCGCGGAAGCTGATACGACCACCAGCCTTGAATCGTAACCGCCGTGTGCTTCTTAAACTCCACAGCCAACACGAAGAACCCCCATCACCGAGGGGTCACCCCCAGTGTCAAAAACAGCGTAGTTAGGCCCCACCTCGAGAAACTTCCCCTGGGGGTTTGGATACGGGCAAGACCCCACGTCGCGGTGGACAAACTCCTCCCAGAAGACGTTATACGCCAAGGCCGACAAGGCCAGGAGGAGAACCCCAAGAACCAGGGCCCGCATGTTGCCGGGAAAACTCTAATATTTAAACAATACGTTGAAAAAATACGAAAAAACGCCGAGAGGTTGCACAAAATACCACCCCAGGATTAACACGCCACAGAAAGCTAGAAAACACGGTAGCCGCCCACCCCCAGCGGGTTTTCAAAATAGGTGGTTAAGACCTGAGGAAAAACAGGGAGGAACCCCCCACGCCGCCGCCTCAGCCCTTTCGCCCGCCGCCCCGCACGCTCGGGCTATTGGGAGGGGCCGGCTCCCCCCTCGGGAAACCCTCGGGAGTTACACCGCCCCCCCATCAACCCCGTCTTCTACGGGAGCCCTCGTGCCCCGGGGTCGCCCCCAGGGCAACGGCCGCCTCGTCTCGGGGAGGGCTTCCCGCTTAGATGCGTTCAGCGGTTATCCCCACACGGCGTGGCTGCCCGGCAGTGCCCTGCCGGACAACCGGTACACTAGAGGCCGCGGCGCCCCGTTCCTCTCGTACTGAGGGCACCTTCCCCTCAGGCGGCCAACGCCCCCGACAGGTAGAGACCGACCTGTCTCGCGACGGTCTGAACCCATCTCACGTTCCCCTTTAATGGGCGGGCAGCCCCACCCTTGGCGGCTGCTGCACCGCCAGGATGGGAAGAGACGACGTCTGGGTACCAAACCGCGGGGTCGATGGGGACTCTCACCCGCGACGAGCCGGTTATTCCTGGGGTAACTTTTCTGTCATGCCCGGCCCCCACTGGTGGGGGCACGAGCGTTCTCTAGGCCCCGGTTTCCCGCCTGGGCCCCTTGCGTTCAAGGGCCCAGTCAGCCCGGCTTTTGCCCTTACACTCTACGGCGGATTTCTGACCCGCCTGAGCCGAGCTTTGGGCACCCCCGATATCTTTTCAGGGGTGTGCCGCCCCAGCCGAACAGCCCGCCTGCCGCTGTCCCCGCCTTGCGGCGGGTAAGCGGAGGGGCGGAGAGTGGGTGGTGTTCCAGGGCCGCATCCACGGGGCCCGGAGACCCCGTTTCATCGCTCCCACCTACGCTCTGCACCCCCCGCCCCCCCGCAACGACAGGCTGCTGTGAAGCTCCACAGGGACTTCTCGCCCCGTCGGGGGTCCCAGGACTGTGCACCTGGAGGTGGGTTCGCCGGGCCCCGGGCCGGGACAGTGGGGACCTCGTTGATCCATTCATGCACGCCGGAACTTACCCGGCAAGGCATTTGGCTACCTTAAGAGGGTCAGAGTTACCCCCGGCCTTCAGCGGCGCTTCGCCCGGTTGTACCCGGGGTTCACGTACCGCCAGTGGCCAGGATTCAGCCCCCGTACTCACCCTTACGGGCTCGCGGGGACCTATGTTTTTGTTAAACAGTCAGGTCCCCCTTGCCACTGCGACCTGCGGTCCCAGGGGTGGACCCTAAGACCGCAGGCACCCCTTCTCCCGAAGTTACGGGGCCAATTTGCCGAGTTCCCTGGCCCGGGGTCACCCGAGCCGCCTTGGGCTTTTCACCCAGGAGCACCTGCGTCGGTTCTCGGTACGGGCGCGGGGGCTCGTTCCCCGTCCCCTTTTCACGGGCCCCAGGAATCAGGCGGACCGGGGAAACCCCCGGCTATTCCCGCCTTCGGCCGGTTCTCGCCGTTACGGCACTCCCCGGCCTTCGACGGTTAAGCGGGACGGTGGTCCCGCCCGCCCTATCCCGAGGCGTCGGGGACGGGGCCTGCGTTGCCGCAGAGCCTACCCCCGCGGCACGGGAATATTAACCCGTTTCCCTTTCGGCGGGTGCCTATTAGGCCCCGCCTTAGGACCGGCTAACTCCTGGCCTATTGAAGTTGCCAGGAAACCCTGGTCCTTTCCGGCGGAGGGGCTTCTCACCCCTCTTCGCTGCTACTACCGCCGGGATCTTCGTCGGCCGCGGGTCCACCGGACCTCACGGCCCGGCTTCTGCCCCACGGCCGCGCCCCCCTACCGCACTCCGGCCAACGGCCGGAGGCCCGGGGTATCGGCGGCGGGCTTAGTCCCTGTACATCTTCGGGGCCCCCCGCCTCGGCGGGTCCGCTGTTACGCGTTGCTTAGCCGATGGCTGCTGTTAGGCCCACGGTCCCGCTGTCTTGGGCGGAGGACGCCCTTCGAGATTGACACTAAGCCCGCACTTGGGGGCCTTAACCCCGGTCTCGGTTATTCCCGTCTCGGAGCGGAGGCTTACCCCACCGCCCCCGCCTCCCCCCTTCTGCGGCGCCGGCAGGTTCGGAGTTTGACCGGGGGCCGGAGCCTTTCGGCTCCCGCACCCCCGATCAGTACTCTACCCCGCCGGCAGCCTCCGGGGAGGCCGGGCTGGGACCCGCTTCGGGGGGAACCAGCTATCACCGGGCTTGATTGGTCTTTTGCCCCTAGCCCCAGGTCATGGGAACGATTTGCACATCAGAACCCCTTCGGGCCTCCACGGGGCTTTCGCCCCGCTTCGCCCTGCCCAGGGCTAGATCGCCCGGTTTCTGGTCGCACGGCCGTGACTACGGGCCCTTTCAGACCCCGCCCCTCGCGGGTTTCCCCGCTGCGGGCTGTCGGTTTCCCTGCGCCTCCGGGGTTGAACCCCTTAGGCTCGCCACGGCCGTGCACTCCCCGGCCCGTGTTTCTAGACGTAAGGGCGGACCCTGGACCCCCTCCCTCGTACTCCCCCGTCACCGGGGTTTCCTTCGGGAGGGGGCATCCTTTCGGGCCCACCCCACTGTAGCCGCCCGGTTTCAGGCTCTTTTCACCCCCCTTCCGGGGTTCTTTTCAGCTTTCCCTCACGGTACTAGTGCGCTATCGGACTCGGGACGTGCTTAGCCTTGCCGGCCAGTGGCCGGCGTGTTCCCACGGCAAAACTAAGCCGTGGTACTCCGGGACCCCGGGACTCCGCCACGGGCGGTTTAGCCTACGGGGCTGTCACCCTCTACGGCGGGGCTTTCCAGCCCACTTCGGCTACCGCCCGCCGGCGGTTGCCCAGGCCCATGCCCCACATCTCCCCACGGTTTTCCCGTGGGGATTTGGTTTGGGCTCTCCCCCTTTCGGTCGCCCCTACTCAGGGGTTCCCTGTTGGCTTCTCTTCCTGCGGGTACTAAGATGTTTCCGTTCCCCGCGTTCCCGCCCCTTACGGGGCGCCGGGGCTTGTTCAGCCCCGGCAGGAAGCCCCATTCGGGGATCCCGGGTTCTAAGCCTGCCTGCGGCTCCCCCGGGCTTATCGCAGCTTGCCACGCCCTTCTTCGGCGCCCGAGCCGAGCCATCCACCGGGCGGCTTTGCCGTGCGGAGCGGCGGTTTGCGGGGCTGAGGGGAAGCCCTTTGGACTACCCACCCCCGGGTGGAGGTGATCCAGCCGCAGGTTCCCCTACGGCTACCTTGTTACGACTTCACCCCCCTTGGGAGCCCCCTGCTCGTCCCCCCACCTTTCGGCAAGGGGCCTCGCAGGGAGCTCCCTCGGGTGGTGCGACGGGCGGTGTGTGCAAGGGGCAGGGACGTATTCACCGCGCGTTGGTGACACGCGGTTACTAGGGATTCCACGTTCACGAGGGCGAGTTGCAGCCCTCGATCCCTACTGGGGCGGGGTTTACGGGATTGCCTCCCCCTTTCGGGGTCGGTTCCCGCTGTCCCCGCCATTGCAGCTCGCGTGCAGCCCCGGGGTTTCGGGGCATACTGACCTGCCGTGGCCCCCTCCTTCCTCCGGCTTACGCCGGCAGTCCCCCTAGTGTGCCCCCCGTCCCGTAGGACGGGGTAGCAACTAGGGGCGGGGGTCTCGCTCGTTGCCGGACTTAACCGGACACCTCACGGCACGAGCTGACGACGGCCATGCACCTCCTCTCAGCTCGTCCGGCAAGGTCGTTAGCCTGGCCTTCATCCTGCTGTCGCCCCGGGTGAGGTTTCCGGCGTTGACTCCAATTAAGCCGCAAGCTTCACCCCTTGTGGTGCCCCCCCGCCAATTCCTTTAAGTTTCAGCCTTGCGGCCGTACTCCCCAGGCGGCGGGCTTAACGGTTTCCCTTCGCCACCGGCCGGGCCCTAAGCCCAGCCGACAGCTAGCCCGCATCGTTTACGGCCGGGACTACAGGGGTATCTAATCCCCTTTGCTCCCCCGGCTTTCGCCCCTCACCGTCGGGCGCGTTCTGGCCGCCCGCTTTCGCCACTGGTGGTCCTCCGGGGATTAACGGATTTCGCCCCTACCCCCGGAGTACCGGCGGCCTCTCCCGCCCCCTAGCCCGGCAGTATCGCCCCCCGCCCCCGGGTTGGGCCCGGGGATTTCAGGAGCGACTTGCCGGGCCGGCTACGGGCGCTTTAAGCCCAGTAAACACCCCGACCACTCGTGGGGCTGGTATTACCGCGGCGGCTGACACCAGACTTGCCCCCCACTTATTCTCCCGGCGTTTTAGACCGGGCAAAAGCCGGGCTCTTCGCCCGGCACTCGGGGTAGCCCCGTCGCGGTTGCCCGCATTCCGCTGGGGGAGGCCGGCGTGAGAGGAAGACTAAAAAGAGGGGGTCTTAGAGGGATTTCTGGGTTTTATAGTCCGGAGGAAGTCTTCTACCACATCCTTGCCCAGTACCACGACGGCGTAGATAGGCTTGTTCTTTTCGTTCCATTGGTATATTCGTGGAGTGAAACCCAATAGAGAAATACACTGGGCGTAGAACATAGCGATATCCTTGTTTCTCTGCTTCACAACAATCCCCAAAGTCCTAGATATCTTTTTCACCGATCCTTCGGTATCTAAAAGCCCTCTTATGATCGCCGTGGCGAATTTCTCATCTTGTAATATCCAACCTATCCGAGGCATCTTCTCGTTTCCCGTCCTGGTGCCTATAGGAAAACCGAGCACTTTGTGTTTAAACGTCCCTATCGCTAGGGACATTATCTCAATACGCGCCTTTCTTACCGGAGGTTTATAACCATATACTTCCCCTATTAACTCCGCTACGGCGTATGCGTATTCAACCTCGGTTTTTGGATTAAGCCCAACGCCGTATCTATAGCTATTATCCTCTTCGTCGTAAAAAAGGTAGCCGTCTCCTAAGTGTATTGCTATCTCCTCTGCTAGAAGTTCTGTTGGCTTGTCCGGCACTCTGATGTTACGTTTCTTGTCAAATTTCGAATATTTGACTTCATTTAGGTTAAATTCCTCCGTCATGAGGAGCCGGCCTTCCCCCATTTGCGGAGTATTCGCGCCTGCTGCACCCCGTAGGGCCTCGGCCCTTGTCTCAGTGCCGATCTCGGGGCTCGCGGCTCTCACCGCCCCTACCCGTCTTCGGCTTGGCGGGCCTTTAACCCGCCAACTACCTGATGGGCCGTGCCCCCATCCTCGGGCGGACTGCGGCGGATCGGCCGCGGTCCCTTTTGGGGAAGGGGCCTTCCAGCGCCCTTCCCCTATGGGGGATTGGCCCCAGTTTCCCGGGGGTGTCCCCCTCCCGAGGGTAGGTTGGGCACGTGTTACTGAGCCGTGCGCCGCTCCCGGGCGCCCCCGGGCGCGCGACTCGCATGGCTTAGCCCTACCCCGATAGCGGTCGGGTCCGGCAGGATCAACCGGTTTCGGACGGCCGCAAGGCCGCCCGGGGGGTGGGTTTGTCCGGGCTTCCCCTTGGCGGCGTGGGGTTTTCTCCCCGGCGCCCCGGCCTGGGGGTTCCAGGGGGGGACGTCCGGGGAACATGATGGTGATTTCGGCCGGGCTTTTGCCCGGCCTCATTGAGTGAAGGGCGACCTTTTGAGAACACACGTGTTTAAAAGTTTTTCTGTCCTGTGTCTTTTTATACCCGCTTTTGTGTGTTGGCGTGGAGTCTGAGGCTGTTAGGCGCCGTATTGTGGAGTACCTCCGGGGGGCGGGGGAGGCGTCTGTGTACCAGGTCGCGAAGGCTCTTGGGATTTCCTACGGGGCGGCTCAGTGGCACCTCTACGTGCTGGAGCGGGAGGGGGTTGTGGTGTCTGTGGCGCGGGGGCGGAGGAGGGTGGTGATGCTTAGGGATTCTTTCGATGCGTATCTCCACGGGCTTAAGATGGCGGATTTTTTCAAGGAGCTTTGGGGGTTTTTGAGGTCGAGGGGGGTGTCAACCGACTCGGCTTTTTTGGAGGTGGTGCGTATGCTGGAGGGGGAGGGGAGGGAGGTGGCTGATGCGTTTGTCTCTATTGCGAAGTTTTTGTACAGCCAGAGGAGGGAGGGGAGGGGGGCGTCAAGTTTATAAACTTTGGCCGATCTTGCTTCGTGGTAGAAATTAGTTCGGACTTACAAAAAGTGGCGAGGGAGGCGGCGCTGGACGAGTATAAAGAGTATGTAACGTACTCGGCGCTGGCTAGGGCGGAGCGCAACCCGAGGCGGCGCGCCGTCTTGGAGAGGCTGGCGGAGCAGGAGCTGGAACACTTCCGCTTCTGGAACAAGTTCGCCGGGGTTGCCCCGCCTGGCTGGTTTAGGCTGTACGCCTACTTTATGGTGTTTGTCCGGCTTCTTCTGGGGGCGACGTTTGTGGCTAAGCTCCTGGAGCGGGGGGAGGAGGGGGCGGTGGGGCGGTACCGGTCTGTTCTGCCGCTTCTCCCAGACGCCGACCGGGAGGCTCTTCTCAAGATTATTGCGGATGAGGAGGGGCACGAGCGGGCTCTTATAGATCAGCTGGACGAGGCCGTTGTGAAGTATATGGGGGCCCTGGTCTTGGGCCTGGCCGACGCCATTATCGAGATTACGGGGGCGCACGCAGGGACTCTCGGCACTACTGACAGCACGGTGGTGGCGGGGGTTATTGGCCTTATTGTGGGGGTGGGGGCTGCCATCTCCATGGCCTCCGCCTCGTACCTCCAGGCGAAGCACGATGTGGGGAAGTCGCCTGGCGTCGCGGCCTTGGCCACGGGGCTGAGCTACATAGCGGCTGTGGCCCTGCTGTCTCTGCCCTACTTCCTGCTTCACGACGTCTACCTCGCCTTCGCGGCGTCTATCACCGTGGGGGTCTTCCTGGCGTTTTTGCTGACCTTCCAGGGGGCTGTCTACGCTGAGAGGGATTTCAAGTTTGAGTTTCTGCAGACTGTGGGCCTCCTCCTGGGCACGGCCTTCCTCACGTACCTCCTCGGCGACTGGCTGGGCTCTGTGTTCGGCGTTAAGAAGCTGGTTGGCTGACGCGGCAGGGGCCTGGGGCGGCGCGTCTTGGCACGGGCCTTGTACTATTTTTATTGGGTGTTTTTTCTTTCTGTGTTCTCGGATCTCCGCGCCTTTTTGGACGCCTTGGAGGAGAGGGGGTGGCTGAAGAGGGTTTCTGAGCCCCTTTCGCCTGAGCTGGAGATTCCGGAGGTGCTGCGCCGGGTGATGTACGCGAGGGGCCCGGCCCTCCTCTTTGAGTCGGTGAAGGGCTTTCCCAAGTGGCGCGTCGTCGGCAACCTCTTCGGCTCTCTGGAGAGGATCCGCTTGGCGCTGAGCGCTGAGCGGCTTGAAGACGTGGGG from Pyrobaculum arsenaticum DSM 13514 includes:
- a CDS encoding PaREP1 family protein; this encodes MAIVKLPDEVVVRIKKRAEEQGLSLESYLIDVITRDDDPEKASETYVEASKSLLKEARGELEKGDVRQAAEKLWGAAALAIKAYAAWREGKRLTSHGELWRYKDVVATELGEWVRDAWNSGNAMHTCFYEGWCTKEDVIDSLKKIERLINEIASKIK
- a CDS encoding helix-turn-helix domain-containing protein: MESEAVRRRIVEYLRGAGEASVYQVAKALGISYGAAQWHLYVLEREGVVVSVARGRRRVVMLRDSFDAYLHGLKMADFFKELWGFLRSRGVSTDSAFLEVVRMLEGEGREVADAFVSIAKFLYSQRREGRGASSL
- a CDS encoding VIT1/CCC1 transporter family protein, which encodes MVEISSDLQKVAREAALDEYKEYVTYSALARAERNPRRRAVLERLAEQELEHFRFWNKFAGVAPPGWFRLYAYFMVFVRLLLGATFVAKLLERGEEGAVGRYRSVLPLLPDADREALLKIIADEEGHERALIDQLDEAVVKYMGALVLGLADAIIEITGAHAGTLGTTDSTVVAGVIGLIVGVGAAISMASASYLQAKHDVGKSPGVAALATGLSYIAAVALLSLPYFLLHDVYLAFAASITVGVFLAFLLTFQGAVYAERDFKFEFLQTVGLLLGTAFLTYLLGDWLGSVFGVKKLVG